In the genome of Vicia villosa cultivar HV-30 ecotype Madison, WI linkage group LG7, Vvil1.0, whole genome shotgun sequence, one region contains:
- the LOC131620934 gene encoding 16 kDa phloem protein 1, with protein sequence MTIGFMEVVLLKAKGLQESDIFARMDPYVVLQYKNQEKKSSVVHEGGSNLEWNEKFIFRVEYPGSGDQYKLNLKIMDRDVFTADDFVGQAIIYVKDLLAEGTEKGSSVLRPRKYSVVRADNSYCGEIEVGINFTRKEEECSDGEFGGWKDSEY encoded by the exons ATGACAATTGGGTTCATGGAAGTTGTTCTTCTCAAAGCAAAGGGTCTCCAAGAATCTGATATCTTCG CTCGCATGGATCCGTATGTTGTGTTACAAtacaaaaatcaagagaaaaagAGCAGCGTAGTTCATG AGGGTGGTAGCAATCTTGAATGGAATGAGAAATTTATATTCAGAGTGGAATACCCTGGATCGGGTGACCAATACAAGCTCAACCTTAAAATCATGGACAGAGATGTTTTTACTGCAGATGATTTTGTTGGCCAGGCCAT AATCTATGTAAAAGATTTATTAGCGGAAGGAACAGAGAAAGGATCATCTGTGCTTCGTCCTCGCAAGTATAGTGTGGTTCGAGCGGACAATTCTTATTGCGGTGAGATCGAAGTTGGTATAAATTTCACTAGAAAG GAAGAGGAATGTAGTGACGGCGAGTTTGGAGGATGGAAGGATAGTGAGTATTAA